One region of Gossypium raimondii isolate GPD5lz chromosome 6, ASM2569854v1, whole genome shotgun sequence genomic DNA includes:
- the LOC105773348 gene encoding CBL-interacting serine/threonine-protein kinase 24 isoform X3, translating to MRKKTRTVGKYEVGRTIGQGTFAKVKFARNSVTGESVALKVLPKATILKHRMVDQIKREISIMKIVRHPNIVRLHEVLASRTKIYIILEFISGGELFDKIVHCGRLPENECRRYFQQLIDAVAHCHSKGVYHRDLKPENLLLDSYGDLKVSDFGLSALLQQQGAGLLHTTCGTPNYVAPEVLSYQGYDGAAADIWSCGVILFFIMAGYLPFYEIDIPTLYKKISAGQFSSPFWFSPEANSLIKKILDPNPKTRIQIEGIKKHPWFKKNYLPVKPSDEEVNLDDVRAVFDDIEDQYVSEQSVAKEGGPLMMNAFEMITLSQGLNLSSLFDRQQDYVKRQTRFVSRKPPRDIISSVEAVAESMGLKVHTRNYKTRLERISANKVGEFAVVLEVFEVAPSLFMTDVRKAAGDTLEYHKFYKNFCTKLENIIWKPTEDVANPSVLRSLTC from the exons ATGAGGAAGAAAACAAGAACAGTAGGAAAGTATGAGGTTGGGCGAACAATTGGGCAAGGAACATTCGCCAAAGTTAAATTTGCGCGGAATTCAGTCACTGGAGAGAGCGTGGCCTTGAAAGTTTTGCCCAAAGCCACCATTCTTAAGCACAGAATGGTTGATCAG ATTAAAAGAGAGATATCGATAATGAAGATTGTTAGACATCCTAACATAGTTAGGTTGCATGAG GTTTTGGCAAGTaggacaaaaatatatattattcttgAGTTTATAAGTGGAGGAGAACTCTTTGATAAAATT GTTCACTGTGGAAGACTTCCTGAGAATGAATGTAGGCGATACTTTCAACAGCTTATTGACGCTGTTGCTCATTGTCACAGTAAGGGTGTATACCACAGAGACCTAAAG CCTGAAAATCTTCTTCTTGACTCCTATGGAGATTTGAAGGTTTCTGACTTTGGGCTGAGTGCATTGCTACAGCAA CAGGGGGCCGGACTTCTCCACACGACATGTGGAACCCCGAATTATGTTGCACCTGAG GTGCTCAGCTACCAGGGTTATGATGGTGCAGCTGCTGATATATGGTCCTGCGGAGTCATTCTCTTTTTTATTATGGCTGGATATCTCCCATTTTACGAGATAGACATACCAACACTGTACAAAAAG ATTAGTGCCGGTCaattttcttctccattttGGTTTTCTCCAGAAGCAAATTCATTAATAAAGAAGATCCTTGATCCCAATCCTAAAACT CGTATACAAATTGAGGGAATTAAAAAGCATCCCTGGTTTAAGAAGAATTACTTGCCTGTGAAACCTAGTGACGAAGAAGTAAATTTGGATGATGTACGTGCAGTTTTTGATGACATTGAG GACCAGTATGTTTCTGAGCAGTCTGTAGCCAAAGAGGGAGGCCCCTTGATGATGAATGCATTTGAGAtgatcacactatcacagggcTTGAACCTGTCATCATTGTTTGACAGGCAACAG GATTACGTAAAACGGCAAACTCGCTTTGTATCTCGCAAACCACCAAGAGATATAATCTCAAGTGTTGAAGCTGTTGCGGAATCAATGGGTCTCAAGGTTCATACAAGAAATTACAAG ACAAGACTTGAGCGAATATCTGCAAATAAGGTTGGGGAATTCGCAGTTGTCCTGGAG GTTTTTGAAGTTGCACCATCCCTGTTCATGACAGATGTTAGAAAAGCAGCTGGAGATACCCTTGAATATCACAAG TTCTACAAGAATTTCTGCACTAAACTGGAAAATATCATCTGGAAACCTACAGAGGATGTTGCAAATCCGAGTGTTCTTAGATCATTGACTTGCTGA
- the LOC105773348 gene encoding CBL-interacting serine/threonine-protein kinase 24 isoform X1 — MRKKTRTVGKYEVGRTIGQGTFAKVKFARNSVTGESVALKVLPKATILKHRMVDQIKREISIMKIVRHPNIVRLHEVLASRTKIYIILEFISGGELFDKIVHCGRLPENECRRYFQQLIDAVAHCHSKGVYHRDLKPENLLLDSYGDLKVSDFGLSALLQQQGAGLLHTTCGTPNYVAPEVLSYQGYDGAAADIWSCGVILFFIMAGYLPFYEIDIPTLYKKISAGQFSSPFWFSPEANSLIKKILDPNPKTRIQIEGIKKHPWFKKNYLPVKPSDEEVNLDDVRAVFDDIEDQYVSEQSVAKEGGPLMMNAFEMITLSQGLNLSSLFDRQQDYVKRQTRFVSRKPPRDIISSVEAVAESMGLKVHTRNYKTRLERISANKVGEFAVVLEVFEVAPSLFMTDVRKAAGDTLEYHKQFYKNFCTKLENIIWKPTEDVANPSVLRSLTC, encoded by the exons ATGAGGAAGAAAACAAGAACAGTAGGAAAGTATGAGGTTGGGCGAACAATTGGGCAAGGAACATTCGCCAAAGTTAAATTTGCGCGGAATTCAGTCACTGGAGAGAGCGTGGCCTTGAAAGTTTTGCCCAAAGCCACCATTCTTAAGCACAGAATGGTTGATCAG ATTAAAAGAGAGATATCGATAATGAAGATTGTTAGACATCCTAACATAGTTAGGTTGCATGAG GTTTTGGCAAGTaggacaaaaatatatattattcttgAGTTTATAAGTGGAGGAGAACTCTTTGATAAAATT GTTCACTGTGGAAGACTTCCTGAGAATGAATGTAGGCGATACTTTCAACAGCTTATTGACGCTGTTGCTCATTGTCACAGTAAGGGTGTATACCACAGAGACCTAAAG CCTGAAAATCTTCTTCTTGACTCCTATGGAGATTTGAAGGTTTCTGACTTTGGGCTGAGTGCATTGCTACAGCAA CAGGGGGCCGGACTTCTCCACACGACATGTGGAACCCCGAATTATGTTGCACCTGAG GTGCTCAGCTACCAGGGTTATGATGGTGCAGCTGCTGATATATGGTCCTGCGGAGTCATTCTCTTTTTTATTATGGCTGGATATCTCCCATTTTACGAGATAGACATACCAACACTGTACAAAAAG ATTAGTGCCGGTCaattttcttctccattttGGTTTTCTCCAGAAGCAAATTCATTAATAAAGAAGATCCTTGATCCCAATCCTAAAACT CGTATACAAATTGAGGGAATTAAAAAGCATCCCTGGTTTAAGAAGAATTACTTGCCTGTGAAACCTAGTGACGAAGAAGTAAATTTGGATGATGTACGTGCAGTTTTTGATGACATTGAG GACCAGTATGTTTCTGAGCAGTCTGTAGCCAAAGAGGGAGGCCCCTTGATGATGAATGCATTTGAGAtgatcacactatcacagggcTTGAACCTGTCATCATTGTTTGACAGGCAACAG GATTACGTAAAACGGCAAACTCGCTTTGTATCTCGCAAACCACCAAGAGATATAATCTCAAGTGTTGAAGCTGTTGCGGAATCAATGGGTCTCAAGGTTCATACAAGAAATTACAAG ACAAGACTTGAGCGAATATCTGCAAATAAGGTTGGGGAATTCGCAGTTGTCCTGGAG GTTTTTGAAGTTGCACCATCCCTGTTCATGACAGATGTTAGAAAAGCAGCTGGAGATACCCTTGAATATCACAAG CAGTTCTACAAGAATTTCTGCACTAAACTGGAAAATATCATCTGGAAACCTACAGAGGATGTTGCAAATCCGAGTGTTCTTAGATCATTGACTTGCTGA
- the LOC105773348 gene encoding CBL-interacting serine/threonine-protein kinase 24 isoform X5 — MRKKTRTVGKYEVGRTIGQGTFAKVKFARNSVTGESVALKVLPKATILKHRMVDQVLASRTKIYIILEFISGGELFDKIVHCGRLPENECRRYFQQLIDAVAHCHSKGVYHRDLKPENLLLDSYGDLKVSDFGLSALLQQQGAGLLHTTCGTPNYVAPEVLSYQGYDGAAADIWSCGVILFFIMAGYLPFYEIDIPTLYKKISAGQFSSPFWFSPEANSLIKKILDPNPKTRIQIEGIKKHPWFKKNYLPVKPSDEEVNLDDVRAVFDDIEDQYVSEQSVAKEGGPLMMNAFEMITLSQGLNLSSLFDRQQDYVKRQTRFVSRKPPRDIISSVEAVAESMGLKVHTRNYKTRLERISANKVGEFAVVLEVFEVAPSLFMTDVRKAAGDTLEYHKQFYKNFCTKLENIIWKPTEDVANPSVLRSLTC; from the exons ATGAGGAAGAAAACAAGAACAGTAGGAAAGTATGAGGTTGGGCGAACAATTGGGCAAGGAACATTCGCCAAAGTTAAATTTGCGCGGAATTCAGTCACTGGAGAGAGCGTGGCCTTGAAAGTTTTGCCCAAAGCCACCATTCTTAAGCACAGAATGGTTGATCAG GTTTTGGCAAGTaggacaaaaatatatattattcttgAGTTTATAAGTGGAGGAGAACTCTTTGATAAAATT GTTCACTGTGGAAGACTTCCTGAGAATGAATGTAGGCGATACTTTCAACAGCTTATTGACGCTGTTGCTCATTGTCACAGTAAGGGTGTATACCACAGAGACCTAAAG CCTGAAAATCTTCTTCTTGACTCCTATGGAGATTTGAAGGTTTCTGACTTTGGGCTGAGTGCATTGCTACAGCAA CAGGGGGCCGGACTTCTCCACACGACATGTGGAACCCCGAATTATGTTGCACCTGAG GTGCTCAGCTACCAGGGTTATGATGGTGCAGCTGCTGATATATGGTCCTGCGGAGTCATTCTCTTTTTTATTATGGCTGGATATCTCCCATTTTACGAGATAGACATACCAACACTGTACAAAAAG ATTAGTGCCGGTCaattttcttctccattttGGTTTTCTCCAGAAGCAAATTCATTAATAAAGAAGATCCTTGATCCCAATCCTAAAACT CGTATACAAATTGAGGGAATTAAAAAGCATCCCTGGTTTAAGAAGAATTACTTGCCTGTGAAACCTAGTGACGAAGAAGTAAATTTGGATGATGTACGTGCAGTTTTTGATGACATTGAG GACCAGTATGTTTCTGAGCAGTCTGTAGCCAAAGAGGGAGGCCCCTTGATGATGAATGCATTTGAGAtgatcacactatcacagggcTTGAACCTGTCATCATTGTTTGACAGGCAACAG GATTACGTAAAACGGCAAACTCGCTTTGTATCTCGCAAACCACCAAGAGATATAATCTCAAGTGTTGAAGCTGTTGCGGAATCAATGGGTCTCAAGGTTCATACAAGAAATTACAAG ACAAGACTTGAGCGAATATCTGCAAATAAGGTTGGGGAATTCGCAGTTGTCCTGGAG GTTTTTGAAGTTGCACCATCCCTGTTCATGACAGATGTTAGAAAAGCAGCTGGAGATACCCTTGAATATCACAAG CAGTTCTACAAGAATTTCTGCACTAAACTGGAAAATATCATCTGGAAACCTACAGAGGATGTTGCAAATCCGAGTGTTCTTAGATCATTGACTTGCTGA
- the LOC105773348 gene encoding CBL-interacting serine/threonine-protein kinase 24 isoform X2 has protein sequence MRKKTRTVGKYEVGRTIGQGTFAKVKFARNSVTGESVALKVLPKATILKHRMVDQIKREISIMKIVRHPNIVRLHEVLASRTKIYIILEFISGGELFDKIVHCGRLPENECRRYFQQLIDAVAHCHSKGVYHRDLKPENLLLDSYGDLKVSDFGLSALLQQGAGLLHTTCGTPNYVAPEVLSYQGYDGAAADIWSCGVILFFIMAGYLPFYEIDIPTLYKKISAGQFSSPFWFSPEANSLIKKILDPNPKTRIQIEGIKKHPWFKKNYLPVKPSDEEVNLDDVRAVFDDIEDQYVSEQSVAKEGGPLMMNAFEMITLSQGLNLSSLFDRQQDYVKRQTRFVSRKPPRDIISSVEAVAESMGLKVHTRNYKTRLERISANKVGEFAVVLEVFEVAPSLFMTDVRKAAGDTLEYHKQFYKNFCTKLENIIWKPTEDVANPSVLRSLTC, from the exons ATGAGGAAGAAAACAAGAACAGTAGGAAAGTATGAGGTTGGGCGAACAATTGGGCAAGGAACATTCGCCAAAGTTAAATTTGCGCGGAATTCAGTCACTGGAGAGAGCGTGGCCTTGAAAGTTTTGCCCAAAGCCACCATTCTTAAGCACAGAATGGTTGATCAG ATTAAAAGAGAGATATCGATAATGAAGATTGTTAGACATCCTAACATAGTTAGGTTGCATGAG GTTTTGGCAAGTaggacaaaaatatatattattcttgAGTTTATAAGTGGAGGAGAACTCTTTGATAAAATT GTTCACTGTGGAAGACTTCCTGAGAATGAATGTAGGCGATACTTTCAACAGCTTATTGACGCTGTTGCTCATTGTCACAGTAAGGGTGTATACCACAGAGACCTAAAG CCTGAAAATCTTCTTCTTGACTCCTATGGAGATTTGAAGGTTTCTGACTTTGGGCTGAGTGCATTGCTACAGCAA GGGGCCGGACTTCTCCACACGACATGTGGAACCCCGAATTATGTTGCACCTGAG GTGCTCAGCTACCAGGGTTATGATGGTGCAGCTGCTGATATATGGTCCTGCGGAGTCATTCTCTTTTTTATTATGGCTGGATATCTCCCATTTTACGAGATAGACATACCAACACTGTACAAAAAG ATTAGTGCCGGTCaattttcttctccattttGGTTTTCTCCAGAAGCAAATTCATTAATAAAGAAGATCCTTGATCCCAATCCTAAAACT CGTATACAAATTGAGGGAATTAAAAAGCATCCCTGGTTTAAGAAGAATTACTTGCCTGTGAAACCTAGTGACGAAGAAGTAAATTTGGATGATGTACGTGCAGTTTTTGATGACATTGAG GACCAGTATGTTTCTGAGCAGTCTGTAGCCAAAGAGGGAGGCCCCTTGATGATGAATGCATTTGAGAtgatcacactatcacagggcTTGAACCTGTCATCATTGTTTGACAGGCAACAG GATTACGTAAAACGGCAAACTCGCTTTGTATCTCGCAAACCACCAAGAGATATAATCTCAAGTGTTGAAGCTGTTGCGGAATCAATGGGTCTCAAGGTTCATACAAGAAATTACAAG ACAAGACTTGAGCGAATATCTGCAAATAAGGTTGGGGAATTCGCAGTTGTCCTGGAG GTTTTTGAAGTTGCACCATCCCTGTTCATGACAGATGTTAGAAAAGCAGCTGGAGATACCCTTGAATATCACAAG CAGTTCTACAAGAATTTCTGCACTAAACTGGAAAATATCATCTGGAAACCTACAGAGGATGTTGCAAATCCGAGTGTTCTTAGATCATTGACTTGCTGA
- the LOC105773348 gene encoding CBL-interacting serine/threonine-protein kinase 24 isoform X4: MRKKTRTVGKYEVGRTIGQGTFAKVKFARNSVTGESVALKVLPKATILKHRMVDQIKREISIMKIVRHPNIVRLHEVLASRTKIYIILEFISGGELFDKIVHCGRLPENECRRYFQQLIDAVAHCHSKGVYHRDLKPENLLLDSYGDLKVSDFGLSALLQQGAGLLHTTCGTPNYVAPEVLSYQGYDGAAADIWSCGVILFFIMAGYLPFYEIDIPTLYKKISAGQFSSPFWFSPEANSLIKKILDPNPKTRIQIEGIKKHPWFKKNYLPVKPSDEEVNLDDVRAVFDDIEDQYVSEQSVAKEGGPLMMNAFEMITLSQGLNLSSLFDRQQDYVKRQTRFVSRKPPRDIISSVEAVAESMGLKVHTRNYKTRLERISANKVGEFAVVLEVFEVAPSLFMTDVRKAAGDTLEYHKFYKNFCTKLENIIWKPTEDVANPSVLRSLTC; this comes from the exons ATGAGGAAGAAAACAAGAACAGTAGGAAAGTATGAGGTTGGGCGAACAATTGGGCAAGGAACATTCGCCAAAGTTAAATTTGCGCGGAATTCAGTCACTGGAGAGAGCGTGGCCTTGAAAGTTTTGCCCAAAGCCACCATTCTTAAGCACAGAATGGTTGATCAG ATTAAAAGAGAGATATCGATAATGAAGATTGTTAGACATCCTAACATAGTTAGGTTGCATGAG GTTTTGGCAAGTaggacaaaaatatatattattcttgAGTTTATAAGTGGAGGAGAACTCTTTGATAAAATT GTTCACTGTGGAAGACTTCCTGAGAATGAATGTAGGCGATACTTTCAACAGCTTATTGACGCTGTTGCTCATTGTCACAGTAAGGGTGTATACCACAGAGACCTAAAG CCTGAAAATCTTCTTCTTGACTCCTATGGAGATTTGAAGGTTTCTGACTTTGGGCTGAGTGCATTGCTACAGCAA GGGGCCGGACTTCTCCACACGACATGTGGAACCCCGAATTATGTTGCACCTGAG GTGCTCAGCTACCAGGGTTATGATGGTGCAGCTGCTGATATATGGTCCTGCGGAGTCATTCTCTTTTTTATTATGGCTGGATATCTCCCATTTTACGAGATAGACATACCAACACTGTACAAAAAG ATTAGTGCCGGTCaattttcttctccattttGGTTTTCTCCAGAAGCAAATTCATTAATAAAGAAGATCCTTGATCCCAATCCTAAAACT CGTATACAAATTGAGGGAATTAAAAAGCATCCCTGGTTTAAGAAGAATTACTTGCCTGTGAAACCTAGTGACGAAGAAGTAAATTTGGATGATGTACGTGCAGTTTTTGATGACATTGAG GACCAGTATGTTTCTGAGCAGTCTGTAGCCAAAGAGGGAGGCCCCTTGATGATGAATGCATTTGAGAtgatcacactatcacagggcTTGAACCTGTCATCATTGTTTGACAGGCAACAG GATTACGTAAAACGGCAAACTCGCTTTGTATCTCGCAAACCACCAAGAGATATAATCTCAAGTGTTGAAGCTGTTGCGGAATCAATGGGTCTCAAGGTTCATACAAGAAATTACAAG ACAAGACTTGAGCGAATATCTGCAAATAAGGTTGGGGAATTCGCAGTTGTCCTGGAG GTTTTTGAAGTTGCACCATCCCTGTTCATGACAGATGTTAGAAAAGCAGCTGGAGATACCCTTGAATATCACAAG TTCTACAAGAATTTCTGCACTAAACTGGAAAATATCATCTGGAAACCTACAGAGGATGTTGCAAATCCGAGTGTTCTTAGATCATTGACTTGCTGA
- the LOC105772416 gene encoding flavonoid 3-O-glucosyltransferase yields the protein MEDYKNASKHIVVLAFPFGTHAAPLLNIIHQLSDACPNTIFSFLSTQQSNNSSFPNKFHKIKPFNVRDGLPEGYIYRGDPNEPVEYFLKATPGNFIEAIGAVVAETGKPIDCLITDAFYAFGGDIADELNIPWVVLWTAAPRTLFVHAETDFIRQLVGINGSQDKSLDFFPDFSGIRVSDLPGGVTCGDLDAPMAAMLYKMGLELSRATAIAANSFEDVDNKVVNMLKLKFNMFLNVGPFNLVSSVSSFTIDDSHCCLDWLSKHKPSSVVYISFGSVATPLPHELEALSEALEESEFPFLWSFKGNPEKQLPPGFLERTRSRGKIVPWAPQQKILQHPSVGVFVSHGGWNSILDSIVGGVPMIFRPFYGDQILNTRTVEVVWGFGLGLEGGTLTKEGTKKALKLILCSEQGKKMREKIGIQRERAYTAVKPKGSSVENFKTLVKLVSDI from the exons ATGGAGGACTACAAGAATGCCTCTAAACACATAGTGGTATTGGCTTTCCCCTTTGGCACCCATGCTGCCCCTCTTCTCAACATCATCCATCAACTATCGGATGCTTGCCCCAACACCATATTTTCCTTCCTTAGCACCCAACAATCAAACAACTCAAGCTTTCCCAACAAGTTTCACAAAATCAAGCCTTTTAATGTACGGGATGGATTACCTGAAGGGTATATATATAGGGGGGATCCTAATGAGCCCGTCGAGTATTTCCTTAAGGCAACACCTGGCAATTTTATAGAGGCTATAGGTGCAGTTGTGGCTGAAACTGGTAAGCCAATTGATTGTTTGATAACAGATGCGTTTTATGCATTTGGGGGTGATATCGCAGATGAGCTGAACATCCCTTGGGTGGTGCTTTGGACGGCTGCGCCCAGGACACTTTTCGTTCATGCTGAGACCGATTTTATTCGTCAGCTTGTAGGAATTAATG GTTCTCAAGACAAAtcacttgatttttttcctGATTTTTCTGGTATACGTGTTTCTGACTTACCTGGTGGAGTAACTTGTGGGGACCTAGATGCCCCCATGGCTGCAATGTTGTATAAAATGGGATTAGAACTGTCACGCGCTACTGCAATTGCTGCAAATTCATTCGAAGATGTAGATAATAAAGTTGTCAACATGcttaaattaaagttcaatatGTTTCTCAACGTTGGTCCCTTCAATCTAGTATCATCAGTTTCTAGTTTCACAATTGATGACTCGCATTGCTGCTTGGATTGGTTGAGCAAGCACAAACCATCATCAGTGGTATACATCAGCTTTGGAAGCGTGGCAACACCACTGCCCCACGAGCTAGAAGCATTATCGGAGGCCCTAGAGGAAAGTGAGTTTCCATTTCTTTGGTCTTTCAAGGGAAATCCTGAAAAGCAATTGCCACCAGGGTTCCTAGAAAGAACGAGGTCGAGAGGGAAGATAGTTCCATGGGCTCCTCAACAGAAAATACTACAACATCCGTCGGTGGGGGTGTTTGTAAGTCATGGTGGATGGAATTCAATCTTGGACAGTATTGTCGGAGGGGTTCCTATGATCTTTAGGCCATTTTATGGAGACCAAATATTGAACACTCGAACTGTGGAGGTTGTATGGGGATTTGGGTTGGGGTTAGAGGGGGGAACATTGACAAAAGAAGGAACAAAGAAGGCCTTGAAGTTGATACTGTGCAGCGAACAAGggaagaaaatgagagagaaaatCGGAATTCAAAGAGAGCGGGCTTACACGGCAGTAAAGCCCAAAGGTAGCTcagttgaaaatttcaaaacactAGTAAAACTTGTCAGTGACATCTAG
- the LOC105772954 gene encoding uncharacterized protein LOC105772954, translating into MKVRASVKKMCEFCRTVKRRGRVYVLCTSNPKHKQRQGISTFASEGTLPPATAETNVKHPIIPSYRMRPGLASLIPKMQEPSSSIIGWRANLASLIFKRGN; encoded by the exons ATGAAGGTGCGAGCATCAGTGAAAAAGATGTGTGAGTTCTGTAGAACCGTTAAGCGCCGCGGACGGGTATATGTACTATGCACTTCCAACCCTAAGCATAAGCAACGACAAGGCATTTCCACTTTTGCTTCTGAAGGCACACTGCCCCCTGC GACGGCAGAGACAAATGTCAAGCATCCAATCATTCCCAGTTACAGGATGCGGCCAGGACTAGCATCCCTTATTCCTAAAATGCAAGAGCCATCTTCATCGATTATTGGGTGGAGGGCTAACCTGGCATCTCTCATATTCAAACGCGGCAATTAG